The Candidatus Nitrosoglobus terrae genome segment ATACAAACAAAAGAGGTATTAACCCATGAGTACCTATGAAACTGATTTTTATGGCTGGACACAGGAAACCGCTGAGTTGCTTAAGCAAGGCCGATTTAGTGAGGTAGATATGGAGGCACTGATTGAAGAAGTTGAAGATATGGGAACCAATAAAATTGGACAGCTAGAAAATAGATTGATCGTGCTGATAGCTCACCTACTTAAATGGCAATATCAGCCTGAACATCGTAGTAATAGCTGGAGGGCAACTATTGAAGACCAGCGGATTAGAATACATCGGTTAATTATGAAAAACCCAAGCCTTAAGCCTCGTTTTATAGAATCAATTTTAGAGGCTTATCCGATTGCCGTATTGCGAGCGGTACAAGAAACCAACTTAGCCAAGAGTACGTTCCCCGCTAGCTTTGAACGAACCGGTTGGCGTATAGAGCAAGTATTGGATGAGGGGTTTTACCCTGGTTAAGATCGGGCTTATTTTTCTTTTGGTTTAAATAAAGAGGCTTTACCTATTACCGAAAAGATAAAGGGCTTAACGCGTAGTTACAATGTTATTTAAACAACGTATACTGCTGGACATTGGTTATTGAATACAATTAGGGAACAAAAAATAATTTAGGGGTATATCTGGGGGTATTTTTTTACATTAAGTATGAAAAACCTAGTTAATATCAAATATTTAATGATAATTTTTGGTGCCGAGGAGAGGACTTGAACCTCCACAGGGTTTCCCCTACATGGACCTGAACCATGCGCGTCTACCAATTCCGCCACCTCGGCATGTATTTATAGATGTCAATATTTAAAATATAGATATCCTTGAGAGAGCAGAAACTTTACCGGCCTGAAAATTACTTGTCAATGCATAATTGGAAAAAAAAGGATCCCTACTTTACTCGTGAAGCCCAGAAGTATGGGCAGGCTATCCCAAGCCGAGAGTACATTATGCAATGCCTAGAGCAGTGGGGCAAGCCAATGACTCGTAAAGAGTTATTAAAGGAGTTGGAGCTTAGTGATGAGCTGCGAGTGGCTTTCTATCGACGCTTACGGGCTATGGAGCGTGAGGGGCAATTAATGTGTAATCGCCGCCACGCATATGGGTTAATTCATAAAATGGATTTAGTGCGCGGCCGGGTAATAGGTCATCGAGAAGGGTATGGTTTCCTCGTCCCTGACTCAGGAGGAGAAGATCTTTACCTTTCTGCTCGAGAAATGCGCCCTGTGTTACATGGCGATCGGGTTGTAGCTCGAATTATTGGTGTTGATCGGCGTGGACGTCGGGAAGGTGCTATTGTTGAGATTTTAGAGCGTAATAATCATCGGGTTGTCGGTCGTTTTATTGTTGAGGATAATTTAGGGTTTCTAGTACCAAGCAATCGGCGTCTTAACCAAGATATCCTCATTTCACTGGAGCATCAGCAGGGCGCTAAAGATAATCAAATCATTATAGCTGAGATTATAGAACAGCCTACTTCTAGGCACCAGCCGGTGGGTAGGGTTGTAGAGTTACTAGGTGATAATATGGCTCCAGGGATGGAGGTAGATATTGCTATCCAGACCTATGAGCTACCTTATATCTGGCCTGAGGAAGTGTTGGCTGAAGCTAAAACTTTCAATCAGAAAGTGACTAAAGAAGCTAGGGTAGGGCGATTAGATTTGCGGGAGTTACCTTTAGTCACGATTGATGGTGAAGATGCGCAGGATTTTGATGATGCTGTATATGCGGAGCGCAATGGCCAAGGTTGGCGTTTGTGGGTAGCTATTGCGGATGTTTCTTGGTATGTACGGCCTTACTCTGCTTTAGATGTTGAGGCGCAAAAGCGAGGTAACTCAGTGTATTTTCCTAACCGAGTGATACCTATGCTGCCGGAGGTGCTTTCTAATGAACTATGTTCGCTTAACCCTAAAGTAGATCGCTTGTGTTTGGTCTGTGAGATGGAGATCGGCTCACGAGGTGGATTGAATAGTTTTCGCTTTTATCCTGGGGTGATGCGATCAGCTGCTCGATTAACTTATAATCAGGTTGCAGCTATGCTCTTAGATAGGGATCAAAAGCTACAAAAGTGTTATCAAGCAGTACTTCCAGGGCTTGAGAGCATGTATAGCCTATATCAGTTGCTGCGCAAAGGACGATCTCGGCGAGGCGCTATTGATTTTGAGGTCGCTGAGACCAAAATTATTTTTGATAAACTTCAAAAAATTAAAGATATTCAGCTTGCGGTACGTAATGATATTCATCGGCTGATTGAAGAGTTTATGATTTTAGCTAATGTTGCTGCTGCTCGCTTCTTGGCCAAACGCAAGATTCTAAGTCTTTTTCGTGTTCATGAGCAGCCAGCAGAAGATAAGCTGGTTGATTTACGGAGCTTTTTGGCGGAGCTAGGATTAGAATTACGAGGGGGAGATTCCCCTAAATCTAAGGATTTTTCACACCTTCTGCAGCAGATTCAAGGGCGATCAGATGCTCACCTTATTCAGACCATTATGCTGCGTAGTCTTAAACAAGCCATCTATAGCCCAGAAAACAATGGACATTTTGGGTTGGCATTAACTGCCTATACCCATTTTACTTCCCCTATACGGCGCTATCCTGATTTATTGGTTCATCGGGCTATTTATCACATACTAGCGCAGCAGCCCGCAAAAATCTTAAATTACACTCAAGATGAAATGGTAAGTTTAGGAGAGCATTGCTCTATGACGGAACGTCGCGCTGATGAGTCCACTAGAGATGCTGTAGATTGGCTTAAATGCGAGTACATGATGGATAAGATAGGAGAGTGTTTTGATGGCCTAATTACCGGAGTGACTGCCTTTGGGTTATTTGTAGAGCTATGCAATGTTTATGTTGAAGGGTTAATTCATGTTACTGCCTTAGGTAGTGATTATTTTCATTTTGATCCAGTGAAGCATCGTCTTACAGGGGAGCGTACCCATAAAACTTACCGTTTAGCTGATAAGATTCGGGTCGCGGTTGTCCGCGTAGATCTGGATGAGAAAAAGATTGATTTAGAGCTAAGCAAGTAACGGTTAGATAACCAAAAATAGCGAGAAGCTATTATAAAGCGCGTTACTAACTCAGCTGTCGCCTAATGAAGATTAGGCGAAAAAACACTACAATTAACCCCATGTTATTTACCCTTGTGTTCTGTGCTTTCCACTACGCCGCGCAACATCGCTGGGGGGCCGTTATGCGTCCTTGTGCTCTTTCAATGTAATCATTATGGTTTTTTAGCCGCCCTAAATGCTTATTACTTTACTTAAGATATTTTTGATTCTTATTGAGTTGTATTTATCCACTGACCTATAGTTTGCCCCATAATGACCCGAGATCTAGGCTGCAAACTAGGCTGCCAGCTAATTGTGTTGGAGGGAAAAATTAAAATTACGGTAGAACCCATATTAAAACGCCCCATTTCTTGGCCTTTATCTAGCTTAGGTATTTTATCTCCTTTGTATGACCAACGGCGTGGGTGGCGCTGATAAGGAGGAGTAATCTGGCCAGCCCATGCCATTTCAATACTACCTACAAAGATAGCCCCCACTAATACCACGGCTAGAGGGCCTATTTCAGTTTCAAACAAATTAACGACTCGTTCATTACGCGCAAAGAGATTGGGAACTCCATTAACAGTTTTAGGACTCACTGAAAATAATCGGCCAGGTAAATAGATCATCTCCTGTAAGTAGCCTGTTAATGGCATATGAACACGATGATAATCTTGTGGGGAAAGATAAATGGTTGCAAATTGGCCCTGATAAAGCGCGGTTACATAGGTTTCGGAGCCACCTAGTAAGCTAGCCAGATCATAACTCCAACCCTTAGCTTGTATTAGCCGCCCATGGGTAAACGATCCTATTTGACTGACATATCCGTCCACTGGGCAGGCCAATTCATGGGCTATTTTTGTGACCGGCCTTGCACTTTTACGCAGCGCTCGGGCAAAGAAGGTATTAAAATTAGGATAATCTTTAACACTAGTACTTTCTGCCTCCTCCATGTTTACCTTAAAGATTGAGATAAACAAGCGAATTTGTAGCCGTGTTAGCCAAGAAATCCGATGTCGAGTTAAGCGATACATCAACCGAGATAGAAGATGTTGAGGTAGTAGATATTGATATAAACTAAAAAACCAGTCTCTGAGTCGGTGTTGATGAGCATTACTCGCCATGATTAATCCTTATAAATGAGGCTATTTATTTGTTAAATCTTAATATTTCGGTGCTTTGAGGGAAAAAGTTAGCTAATTGTAAAAGGGATAAGTATAGTATTTTATGATTATTTACTAAAGTAATAGAGAAGTATTAATTATTATTAAGTATCATTATCAATAGAGAATAAATTGTATTTTGATGACTCAATTAGCAGTTGATCGTGTTTTTGCTATGATTCCACATCCAGAAGAAGTTACTCCTCAAAGCTTAGATAAGCGGTTTGGTCAGTATTTAGTTGAGCACGGTAAGTTACGGGCAGCGGAATTCCAGCACGCACAACGCTTAGCAACAGAAGAAGGTATACGGCTTTCAATTATGCTAATAAGATTGGGGTTAGTCTCTGAGCGGGATATTGCCGATTCTTTCTCCGCTCTACTTAGTGTACCCCTATGGGTAGGGAGTGAGTATGATGAGATAGCAAATAATCAAGTCTCCCTGCGTTTTCTTAAAGAATCGCGGGCAATACCCATATTAGAAGAAGAAGATTCGGTAGTGCTTGCTGTAGCTGATCCAGGTGATAGCTATGTGCAAGATGCCATTGCGCTAGCTTATGGTAAATCTGTACGCCTTAAAATTGCTTTACCTTCAGAGATTGAAGCAGCCCTTGAACGCTTGGCTGGGGGTAACAAGTCCGCCATGGGGCAGATCGTAGAGCATCTGGGGTCAGAAGAAGATACTGAAGCGGATGTTCAGCATCTGAAAGATATGGCCAGTGAGGCACCGGTAGTCCGCTTAGTGAATCTATTGATTCAGCGGGCGGTGGAATCTCGGGCTTCAGATATTCATATCGAGCCTTTTGAGAGCCGTCTTCGGGTTCGTTATCGAATTGATGGAGTACTACAAGACGTGGAAGCTCCTCCAGCCCGATCCACAGCAGCTGTAATTTCTCGCTTTAAGATTATGGCAAAGCTTAATATTGCTGAACGGCGGCTACCTCAGGATGGGCGAATTCAGCTACGTATTCAAGGCCGAGAGCTTGATTTGCGAGTTTCGACAGTGCCCACCCTGTATGGCGAAAGTGTGGTGCTTCGACTGTTGGATAAAGGGAATGTAGTTTTAAATTTTGAAGCGCTAGGCTTCCAAGATAGCACTTTAGAGCGATTTCTGCGCATACTAGAGCTACCCCATGGCATCATTGTAGTAACAGGTCCTACGGGTAGTGGTAAGAGTACTACTCTTTATACGGCATTAAATAAGCTCAATACTCCAGACCGGAAGATTGTAACGGTGGAAGATCCGGTAGAATATCAGCTTGAGGGGATTAACCAGATTCAAGTGAAAGCTCAGATTGGGCTAACGTTTGCCAGTGCATTGCGATCTATTGTTCGCCAAGATCCAGACGTGATTATGATTGGTGAGATGCGAGATCGGGAAACTGCAGGTATTGCAGTTCAATCAGCGTTAACGGGTCATTTAGTGCTTTCTACCCTCCATACGAATGATGCTGCTGGTGGTGTAACTCGGCTATTAGATATGGGTGTTGAGGATTATTTGCTCACCTCTACAGTCAGCGGTATTTTAGCGCAGCGTTTAGTACGTACCCTCTGTAAACACTGCGCTGAGTCTTATGAGGCGATGCCCGAGCTAGTGGAAGAAATGGGATTACATCGGTTTAGCCAAGATAAACCCATTACTCTCTATCGCCCTGTGGGTTGCGAGCAATGTAATGGCATTGGCTATTATGGTCGAGCTGCTATTATGGAATTTTTGGTAATGAGTGAACCTATTCGTCGCCTTGTGCTCCAACATGCTGATTCTGGCAATATCCAAGCACAAGCCCAGAAAGAAGGTATGCGTATTATGTACGAAGATGGCCTGATTAAAGCCTTATCTGGATTTACTACCCTAGAGGAAGTAATCCGCGTGAGTCAGGAAAGTTAAGGAGCTAAGCGAGCTATTAGCTATGGGGGCTTTTCATTACAAGGCGGCTAATTCAGCTGGAGAGATTATAGAGGGAGAGCATAGAGCAGATCACGAAGCTGGAGTGGTTGAGTGGCTGCATTCTCAGAACTATATTCCAATTCGGATTGAAGAGGCTAAACTTGGAGCGAGAGGCCGATCAAGGCAGCCTCTTAGCAAAAGTTTATTTAGAGATAAAAAAAGAGTTCGCCAGAACGAAGTGGCAATATTGACCGGAGAATTGGCTGCTTTACTGCGAGCAGGGTTACCTTTAGATAGAGCTTTTAGCATTTTAATGGAGATTGCAGACGAAGGACCTGTGAGCCAGCTTTTATCCCGTATCCAAGAGCAAGTGCGAGGAGGATCTTCGTTAGCAGAGGCAATGGAGTCCCAAGGAGAAACCTTTTCTCCACTTTATATCAGCATGATTAGAGCAGGTGAAGCGGGGGGTGCTGTAGATGTCATTCTCGGTCGACTGGCTGAGTTTATGGAACGATCCAAGGCTTTAAAAGATTTAGTTACCTCTGCCTTAATCTATCCTACTATTTTAGTAGGCGTTGCTGGGCTTTCAGTGATTATTCTATTAGCGTTTGTCGTTCCTCAATTTGAGCAACTATTTGAAAGTGCAGGTAAGGCGTTACCCGTAGCAACGCAAATCGTAATTGCTGCTGGTGAGCTTCTGCAAAATTATTGGTGGGCGTTATTACTAGGTTTTTTAGGAATTGTATCACTGGCACGCCATCAGCTACAGATTCCAGAGCGTCGGTACTGGTGGGATGGTTGGCTCTTACAACTCCCCCTAGCAGGGGATTTAATCGCTAAATTAGAGACGGCAAGATTTTCTCGAACTCTAAGTACTTTATTGCTTAATGGAGTGCCTTTGCTTTCGGCGTTGGAGATTGTAAAAGATACCTTGAGCAATATGGTCATGGCGGAATCTCTTGCTGAGGTTGCTGATGATTTACGCCATGGTCATGGAATGTCTGGCCCTTTGCTAGAAACTGGGCTATTTCCAAAAATGGCGGTACAAATGATTAAAGTGGGTGAGGAGACAGGCCAATTGGAGGAGATGTTAGCTCAGGTGGCTACGACTTATGATGTAGAAGTAGAGTCCGCTATTAAGCGTTTATTGGCTTTGTTAGAGCCTGTACTGATACTTAGCTTAGGCGTAGTGATTGCTGGGATTATTATGTCTATATTGGTCGCTATTTTAAGTGTTAATGAATTAGCATTTTAGAAGAGGAAATATAATGCAGCTAATCAGATTAAAGAAATTAAGATATACAAGCAGCTTTGGTTTTACTTTAATTGAGCTGCTAGTAGTATTAGTTATTCTAGGTTTACTTGCTGGATTAGTAGGTCCTCAGGTGATGAAATATTTAGGAGGGGCGAAGACGGATTCAGCTCGGCTTCAGATTGAAAATATAGCCTCTAGCCTTGAGCTTTATCGCCTAGATGTGGGACATTACCCTAACAGTAGTGAAGGACTACAGGCGTTAATCGAAGCACCTCCCGGAGCCTCTAGCTGGAATGGTCCCTATTTCAAGAAAAAACAAGTGCCTAAAGATCCTTGGGGAAATGACTACCATTACCGTTCACCAGGGGAGTATGGCCCTTTTGATATCTATACCTTGGGTGCGGATAATGCTGATGGGGGCGAAAGTGAAAACCGAGATGTTGTAAGCTGGCAATAGCTATAAATACTTCAATTGCTAGAAATGAGAGGAAGCAGTTTAACAGTGGTATGAGTTGGCCATGTTGGAGATTCTGCTTTCTCCTGCTCTTTTAGTAAGAAAAAGAGCTTCTTTGAGGATCGCTCTAGGTAAATCTCAAACAGGGTTTACGTTAGTGGAGCTACTTGTTGTTTTAGCCCTAGCTGGGCTGCTAATGTCATTAATCCCTCCACTGTTAGAAAGGGGTGCCTCTAGCGCTGAGATGAAAGGAGCGGCTCGGCGAGTAGTGGCGGGGCTAAAATATGCCCGCAGCCAAGCTATTACCGGGCACAAAGAAGCTGTTTTAACCCTAGATTTAGAACGTCATCAATTTATGGTGACCGGAAAAAAACACCAGTATCCACTGCCAAGTAATATGGAAATCGGGCTTATGACTGCAAGCTCTCAGGTTGATTCAAAGACTATAGGTAAAATCCGGTTTTTTCCTGATGGTACATCCACCGGAGGGCAGATTACCTTGAGTCGAGGAGATCGTAAATACCTGATTGATATTAATTGGTTAACCGGCCGAGTAGCTATTCTTGACGAGGAATGAGCAAGGTTTTTCCTTGCTAGAGGTATTAGTTGCGTTTGCTATCCTTAGTATTTCCCTCGGGGTTTTGCTGAGAATTTTCTCAACGGGAATGGAAGCCAGTATTTTATCGGAAGAATACACCTATGCCACTTCATTAGCTGAATCCAAGCTTGCAGTGGTAGGGGTGGAAACACCTTATGTAACAGGAACTG includes the following:
- a CDS encoding type II secretion system F family protein yields the protein MGAFHYKAANSAGEIIEGEHRADHEAGVVEWLHSQNYIPIRIEEAKLGARGRSRQPLSKSLFRDKKRVRQNEVAILTGELAALLRAGLPLDRAFSILMEIADEGPVSQLLSRIQEQVRGGSSLAEAMESQGETFSPLYISMIRAGEAGGAVDVILGRLAEFMERSKALKDLVTSALIYPTILVGVAGLSVIILLAFVVPQFEQLFESAGKALPVATQIVIAAGELLQNYWWALLLGFLGIVSLARHQLQIPERRYWWDGWLLQLPLAGDLIAKLETARFSRTLSTLLLNGVPLLSALEIVKDTLSNMVMAESLAEVADDLRHGHGMSGPLLETGLFPKMAVQMIKVGEETGQLEEMLAQVATTYDVEVESAIKRLLALLEPVLILSLGVVIAGIIMSILVAILSVNELAF
- the gspE gene encoding type II secretion system ATPase GspE, producing MTQLAVDRVFAMIPHPEEVTPQSLDKRFGQYLVEHGKLRAAEFQHAQRLATEEGIRLSIMLIRLGLVSERDIADSFSALLSVPLWVGSEYDEIANNQVSLRFLKESRAIPILEEEDSVVLAVADPGDSYVQDAIALAYGKSVRLKIALPSEIEAALERLAGGNKSAMGQIVEHLGSEEDTEADVQHLKDMASEAPVVRLVNLLIQRAVESRASDIHIEPFESRLRVRYRIDGVLQDVEAPPARSTAAVISRFKIMAKLNIAERRLPQDGRIQLRIQGRELDLRVSTVPTLYGESVVLRLLDKGNVVLNFEALGFQDSTLERFLRILELPHGIIVVTGPTGSGKSTTLYTALNKLNTPDRKIVTVEDPVEYQLEGINQIQVKAQIGLTFASALRSIVRQDPDVIMIGEMRDRETAGIAVQSALTGHLVLSTLHTNDAAGGVTRLLDMGVEDYLLTSTVSGILAQRLVRTLCKHCAESYEAMPELVEEMGLHRFSQDKPITLYRPVGCEQCNGIGYYGRAAIMEFLVMSEPIRRLVLQHADSGNIQAQAQKEGMRIMYEDGLIKALSGFTTLEEVIRVSQES
- the rnr gene encoding ribonuclease R; translation: MHNWKKKDPYFTREAQKYGQAIPSREYIMQCLEQWGKPMTRKELLKELELSDELRVAFYRRLRAMEREGQLMCNRRHAYGLIHKMDLVRGRVIGHREGYGFLVPDSGGEDLYLSAREMRPVLHGDRVVARIIGVDRRGRREGAIVEILERNNHRVVGRFIVEDNLGFLVPSNRRLNQDILISLEHQQGAKDNQIIIAEIIEQPTSRHQPVGRVVELLGDNMAPGMEVDIAIQTYELPYIWPEEVLAEAKTFNQKVTKEARVGRLDLRELPLVTIDGEDAQDFDDAVYAERNGQGWRLWVAIADVSWYVRPYSALDVEAQKRGNSVYFPNRVIPMLPEVLSNELCSLNPKVDRLCLVCEMEIGSRGGLNSFRFYPGVMRSAARLTYNQVAAMLLDRDQKLQKCYQAVLPGLESMYSLYQLLRKGRSRRGAIDFEVAETKIIFDKLQKIKDIQLAVRNDIHRLIEEFMILANVAAARFLAKRKILSLFRVHEQPAEDKLVDLRSFLAELGLELRGGDSPKSKDFSHLLQQIQGRSDAHLIQTIMLRSLKQAIYSPENNGHFGLALTAYTHFTSPIRRYPDLLVHRAIYHILAQQPAKILNYTQDEMVSLGEHCSMTERRADESTRDAVDWLKCEYMMDKIGECFDGLITGVTAFGLFVELCNVYVEGLIHVTALGSDYFHFDPVKHRLTGERTHKTYRLADKIRVAVVRVDLDEKKIDLELSK
- the gspG gene encoding type II secretion system major pseudopilin GspG, encoding MQLIRLKKLRYTSSFGFTLIELLVVLVILGLLAGLVGPQVMKYLGGAKTDSARLQIENIASSLELYRLDVGHYPNSSEGLQALIEAPPGASSWNGPYFKKKQVPKDPWGNDYHYRSPGEYGPFDIYTLGADNADGGESENRDVVSWQ
- a CDS encoding DUF29 domain-containing protein; the protein is MSTYETDFYGWTQETAELLKQGRFSEVDMEALIEEVEDMGTNKIGQLENRLIVLIAHLLKWQYQPEHRSNSWRATIEDQRIRIHRLIMKNPSLKPRFIESILEAYPIAVLRAVQETNLAKSTFPASFERTGWRIEQVLDEGFYPG
- a CDS encoding GspH/FimT family protein, coding for MLEILLSPALLVRKRASLRIALGKSQTGFTLVELLVVLALAGLLMSLIPPLLERGASSAEMKGAARRVVAGLKYARSQAITGHKEAVLTLDLERHQFMVTGKKHQYPLPSNMEIGLMTASSQVDSKTIGKIRFFPDGTSTGGQITLSRGDRKYLIDINWLTGRVAILDEE
- a CDS encoding prepilin-type N-terminal cleavage/methylation domain-containing protein; the protein is MTRNEQGFSLLEVLVAFAILSISLGVLLRIFSTGMEASILSEEYTYATSLAESKLAVVGVETPYVTGTEEGKFGKYNWRTSVSPDQAFNNEGLGQGLDNPASRAVMLYNVKVEVFWRSAGKLRTVTLETLRLAPQ
- the asd gene encoding archaetidylserine decarboxylase (Phosphatidylserine decarboxylase is synthesized as a single chain precursor. Generation of the pyruvoyl active site from a Ser is coupled to cleavage of a Gly-Ser bond between the larger (beta) and smaller (alpha chains). It is an integral membrane protein.) yields the protein MASNAHQHRLRDWFFSLYQYLLPQHLLSRLMYRLTRHRISWLTRLQIRLFISIFKVNMEEAESTSVKDYPNFNTFFARALRKSARPVTKIAHELACPVDGYVSQIGSFTHGRLIQAKGWSYDLASLLGGSETYVTALYQGQFATIYLSPQDYHRVHMPLTGYLQEMIYLPGRLFSVSPKTVNGVPNLFARNERVVNLFETEIGPLAVVLVGAIFVGSIEMAWAGQITPPYQRHPRRWSYKGDKIPKLDKGQEMGRFNMGSTVILIFPSNTISWQPSLQPRSRVIMGQTIGQWINTTQ